One genomic window of Edaphobacter lichenicola includes the following:
- a CDS encoding LytR/AlgR family response regulator transcription factor: protein MCAEEHKNNIRSVIVDDEPLARSNLTVLLRLHPEIEIVSECGSGMEALLAIRNLMPDLVFLDVEMPECDGFDVLEMLGGDLPPAVVFVTAYDKYALRAFEAGALDYLLKPFDNARFELALDRAMERIVQGRSSTRTREHLAVKSAGQLMFLKLSEIDWIEAADYYSCLHVGAKSHLLRRSMAELDEELDQSAFCRIHRSTIVRLDRVRGLKLNENGEYDVLLHNGARLRLSRRYRKQLQSRLNLPGTS, encoded by the coding sequence ATGTGCGCGGAAGAACACAAGAACAACATTCGCTCAGTGATTGTGGATGATGAACCCCTCGCCCGCAGCAATCTTACCGTGTTGCTGCGCCTTCATCCAGAGATTGAGATCGTAAGTGAGTGCGGGTCGGGCATGGAGGCGCTACTAGCGATTCGCAACTTGATGCCGGATCTGGTCTTCCTGGACGTCGAGATGCCGGAGTGTGACGGGTTTGATGTTCTCGAGATGCTGGGCGGCGATCTGCCTCCAGCAGTGGTTTTCGTCACGGCTTACGACAAATACGCGCTGCGCGCCTTCGAGGCAGGAGCGCTCGATTATCTCTTGAAGCCCTTCGACAACGCTCGATTCGAGCTGGCGCTCGACCGCGCGATGGAGAGAATCGTGCAAGGCAGGAGTTCTACGCGAACGCGGGAGCATCTCGCGGTGAAGAGCGCCGGACAGCTTATGTTTCTTAAACTCTCAGAGATCGACTGGATTGAGGCGGCGGATTATTACTCCTGCCTGCATGTAGGCGCGAAGTCGCACCTCTTGCGGCGCAGCATGGCCGAACTTGACGAGGAGTTGGATCAGTCGGCCTTTTGCCGGATTCACCGTTCGACTATCGTTAGGCTCGATCGCGTTCGCGGTCTCAAACTGAACGAGAATGGTGAATACGACGTGCTACTCCACAATGGAGCCAGGCTTCGGTTGAGCCGTCGCTACCGCAAGCAACTGCAGTCCCGCCTGAATCTCCCTGGTACAAGCTAA
- a CDS encoding sensor histidine kinase — protein sequence MGTQNSWQAARHWVWMASIWVGLGLFDALQTVFVMRSERMHHAWLILFATVMFSWLPWALATPLILRLACKFPPAKPIRILTWLVHLSACGTMGLIFSAWTSWLDVLFNPYLDPAPSPYMRLWFDKFYNGLLSYVVLYAAILTLNYVLDSQKRLALQQTETARLNEQLVKAQLHALRQQIEPHFLFNTLNSVAGLVREGRNDSAVSMIAGLSDLLRRMLDDSARHQVPLREEIEFAQKYLDIQKVRFADRLQIDLNVPSELYPAQVPRLILQPMVENAIKHGIAKRAQGGTIRIAASRRDGILTLSVCNDGPSLPAGRETTRPGIGISNVRTRLKTLYGEAFELSMRNQNSGGVEVTVSLPFVVLPPFRKA from the coding sequence ATGGGTACTCAGAACAGCTGGCAGGCGGCGCGGCACTGGGTATGGATGGCATCCATCTGGGTTGGACTCGGCTTATTCGACGCCTTGCAGACGGTCTTCGTCATGCGTTCCGAGAGGATGCACCACGCTTGGCTGATCCTCTTCGCAACAGTGATGTTCTCCTGGCTGCCGTGGGCTCTGGCTACCCCTCTCATCCTGCGTCTCGCCTGCAAGTTCCCACCCGCGAAGCCAATCCGCATCCTGACCTGGCTCGTGCATCTCTCCGCCTGCGGGACCATGGGGCTGATCTTCTCCGCTTGGACGTCGTGGTTGGATGTTCTCTTCAACCCGTACCTCGACCCCGCTCCGTCACCGTATATGCGACTCTGGTTCGATAAGTTCTACAACGGGCTGCTTTCCTATGTAGTTCTTTATGCCGCCATCCTTACGCTGAACTATGTCTTGGACTCACAAAAGCGGCTGGCCCTACAGCAGACCGAGACCGCGCGCCTCAATGAGCAGCTCGTGAAGGCCCAACTCCATGCCTTGCGCCAGCAGATTGAACCTCACTTTCTTTTCAATACCCTGAACTCCGTCGCAGGCCTGGTGCGTGAGGGAAGGAATGATTCGGCAGTCAGCATGATCGCTGGGTTGAGCGATCTACTGCGCCGGATGCTGGATGACTCCGCCCGGCACCAGGTACCGTTGCGGGAGGAGATAGAGTTTGCGCAAAAATATCTCGACATTCAGAAGGTGCGATTTGCAGATCGCCTTCAAATCGATCTGAATGTGCCCAGCGAACTCTATCCAGCGCAGGTTCCAAGGCTGATTCTGCAGCCAATGGTCGAAAATGCGATTAAACATGGCATTGCGAAACGCGCGCAGGGGGGAACGATTCGGATCGCTGCCTCGCGTCGCGACGGGATACTCACGCTCAGCGTCTGCAACGACGGTCCCAGTCTGCCGGCAGGGCGGGAAACAACTCGCCCTGGAATCGGCATCTCCAACGTACGTACCCGCCTCAAAACTCTCTATGGAGAGGCTTTCGAGCTCAGCATGCGAAATCAGAATTCAGGCGGTGTGGAGGTGACCGTTTCTCTTCCCTTCGTGGTTCTCCCGCCCTTCAGAAAGGCTTGA